A part of Thiohalorhabdus sp. Cl-TMA genomic DNA contains:
- a CDS encoding HD domain-containing phosphohydrolase, whose translation MTEVQSNRSVEALLERLERLNAIGTALSAERDTTRLLEQILVGAKELTGADGGTLYLKNEAGDALDFRIVRNDSLGIAMGGTSGETVSLGAVPLHDGAGAPNYHNVAAYAALTGNTVNIADAYTAEGYDFSGTRAFDEQTGYRSRSFLTLPLVSHEGEMLGVLQLLNAKSEADGAVTEFSPEDQRLAESLASQAAVALSQQQLIDAQRELFESFIRLIAKAIDEKSKHTSGHCQRVPELTMMIADAAQRAEYGSLAEYGFSSEERYELEIAAWLHDCGKVTTPEPVMDKETKLHAMYDRINAVDTRFEVLKRDAEIAALRERLAAAEAGREPAAEASEAAVAEQRRTLDEERDFLRRANVGGEFMPPEEQERVRAIGTERRWRGPDGAEWPLLDEDEIHNLSIAKGTLTPEEREVMKDHMRVTMDMLEALPYPRHLRRVPDLAGGHHERMDGQGYPRGLVGYENPDGARMMAIADVFEALTAADRPYKTPMPLSQALTIMGRMCEDSHFDPDLFDLFIRERVYMDYAERFLKPEQIDEVDESVIPGYQP comes from the coding sequence ATGACGGAAGTCCAAAGCAATAGATCGGTAGAAGCCCTTCTCGAACGCCTGGAGCGCCTCAACGCCATCGGCACCGCGCTGTCCGCCGAGCGGGACACCACGCGGCTCCTGGAGCAGATCCTGGTGGGCGCCAAGGAGCTCACCGGCGCCGACGGCGGCACCCTGTACCTGAAGAACGAGGCCGGGGACGCCCTGGACTTCCGCATCGTCCGCAACGATTCCCTGGGCATCGCCATGGGCGGCACCAGCGGCGAGACGGTTTCCCTGGGCGCGGTGCCCCTCCACGACGGCGCGGGGGCGCCCAACTACCACAACGTGGCCGCCTATGCCGCCCTCACCGGCAACACCGTGAACATCGCCGACGCCTACACGGCGGAGGGCTACGATTTCTCCGGGACCCGCGCCTTCGACGAGCAGACCGGCTATCGCTCGCGCTCCTTCCTGACCCTGCCGCTGGTGAGCCACGAGGGCGAGATGCTGGGGGTGCTGCAGCTCCTCAACGCCAAGTCCGAGGCCGACGGCGCGGTCACCGAGTTCTCCCCCGAGGACCAGCGCCTCGCCGAGTCCCTGGCCTCCCAGGCGGCGGTGGCGCTCTCCCAGCAGCAGCTCATCGACGCCCAGCGCGAGCTGTTCGAGTCCTTCATCCGCCTCATCGCCAAGGCCATCGACGAGAAGTCCAAGCACACCAGCGGCCACTGCCAGCGGGTGCCCGAGCTCACCATGATGATCGCCGACGCCGCTCAGCGGGCGGAGTACGGCAGCCTGGCCGAGTACGGCTTCTCTTCGGAGGAGCGCTACGAGCTGGAGATCGCCGCCTGGCTGCACGACTGCGGCAAGGTGACCACGCCCGAGCCGGTCATGGACAAGGAGACCAAGCTCCACGCCATGTACGACCGCATCAATGCCGTGGACACCCGTTTCGAGGTGCTGAAGCGCGACGCGGAGATCGCCGCCCTGCGCGAGCGCCTGGCGGCGGCCGAGGCGGGGCGGGAGCCGGCGGCGGAGGCCTCCGAGGCCGCCGTGGCGGAACAGCGGCGCACCCTGGACGAGGAGCGGGATTTCCTGCGCCGGGCCAACGTCGGCGGCGAGTTCATGCCGCCGGAGGAGCAGGAGCGGGTGCGCGCCATCGGCACGGAGCGCCGCTGGCGGGGGCCGGACGGCGCGGAGTGGCCGCTGCTGGACGAGGACGAGATCCATAACCTGTCCATCGCCAAGGGCACCCTGACCCCCGAGGAGCGGGAGGTCATGAAGGACCACATGCGGGTGACCATGGACATGCTCGAGGCGCTGCCCTATCCCCGCCACCTGCGCCGGGTGCCGGACCTCGCCGGCGGCCACCACGAGCGCATGGACGGCCAGGGCTACCCCCGCGGCCTGGTGGGCTACGAGAACCCCGACGGCGCCCGCATGATGGCCATCGCCGATGTCTTCGAGGCCCTCACCGCCGCCGACCGCCCCTACAAGACCCCCATGCCGCTGTCCCAGGCCCTCACCATCATGGGCCGCATGTGCGAGGACAGCCACTTCGACCCGGACCTATTCGACCTCTTCATCCGCGAGCGGGTCTACATGGACTACGCCGAGCGCTTCCTGAAGCCGGAGCAGATCGATGAGGTGGACGAAAGCGTCATCCCCGGCTACCAGCCCTGA
- a CDS encoding FecR family protein — translation MTGVRAIGLYVLGVAVYLSGMGPAVAAETVGRVITQVGEVVAVGPDGERRPLRRRSEIREGERVVTGEGGRAQVRFKDGALVDIKPDSAFAVKRYRSEEAGDEEDSAVMGLLKGGMRTITGAVGGGEGQEYEVETPVASIGVRGTQYLLRLCDGACGDVPGGLYGGVTQGRIAVSNDAGSKTFGGDRYFHVASRGDLPRGILQPPTDLVAATGGRGGGEDGEGGDGEGDAGESGEDASGENLGSALNALADQDDSMQVFEVPEEDFEASEESNNEGQPTGLESDPTPEPEIWGASHLLAQETLYSGYSGMGYPESGATVSIDDEGVLKAQTITATENLVIMDFQANQGAEPAGTGRNLDLGVYWGRWAAGDFSLKNTVPGEPAGDFHYAYVTDPTAAEQLGSLTGTATYNWGGGTTPTSSTGTWQVDSFSMDVNFGDRQISGASLELSPHKGTSGDSFIVNEYSSVELSSNFRITMGASGAQGTIYGQFVGPSAEGSMVIFSVKDAIELGSTVTGAGLLKR, via the coding sequence ATGACAGGGGTTCGGGCAATCGGGCTGTATGTCCTCGGTGTGGCCGTGTACCTGTCCGGTATGGGCCCGGCGGTGGCCGCCGAGACGGTGGGACGGGTCATTACCCAGGTGGGCGAGGTGGTGGCCGTGGGCCCCGACGGCGAGCGGCGCCCGCTGCGACGGCGCTCCGAGATCCGCGAGGGCGAGCGGGTTGTCACCGGCGAGGGCGGTCGGGCCCAGGTGCGCTTCAAGGACGGCGCCCTGGTGGACATCAAGCCCGACTCCGCCTTCGCCGTGAAGCGCTACCGCTCCGAGGAGGCCGGCGACGAGGAGGACAGCGCCGTCATGGGCCTGCTCAAGGGCGGCATGCGCACCATCACCGGCGCCGTGGGCGGCGGCGAGGGGCAGGAGTACGAGGTGGAGACCCCCGTGGCCAGCATCGGCGTGCGCGGCACCCAGTACCTCCTGCGCCTCTGCGACGGCGCCTGTGGCGACGTGCCCGGCGGCCTCTACGGCGGCGTGACCCAGGGCCGCATCGCCGTCTCCAACGACGCCGGCAGCAAGACCTTCGGCGGCGACCGCTACTTCCACGTGGCCTCCCGGGGCGACCTGCCGCGCGGCATCCTCCAGCCCCCTACCGACCTGGTGGCCGCCACCGGCGGCCGGGGCGGCGGCGAGGACGGTGAAGGCGGTGACGGGGAAGGGGACGCTGGGGAGAGCGGGGAAGACGCGTCCGGGGAAAACCTGGGCAGCGCCCTCAATGCCCTGGCGGACCAGGACGACTCCATGCAGGTATTCGAGGTGCCGGAGGAGGACTTCGAGGCTTCGGAGGAATCCAATAACGAAGGACAGCCCACAGGGCTGGAATCGGATCCTACACCAGAACCTGAAATTTGGGGTGCCTCCCATTTGCTTGCCCAGGAAACCTTATACTCGGGGTATTCTGGAATGGGCTACCCGGAGTCTGGGGCTACTGTAAGCATCGATGATGAGGGTGTACTGAAAGCCCAAACAATAACCGCAACCGAAAATCTAGTAATAATGGATTTTCAGGCTAATCAGGGTGCGGAACCCGCTGGGACCGGGAGGAATTTGGATCTTGGAGTTTATTGGGGGAGATGGGCCGCGGGCGATTTCAGTCTGAAGAATACAGTTCCCGGTGAGCCTGCAGGCGACTTTCATTATGCATATGTCACAGATCCTACCGCCGCGGAACAGTTGGGAAGTCTAACTGGAACCGCCACATATAATTGGGGTGGAGGAACCACTCCTACTAGTAGCACTGGCACTTGGCAGGTAGATTCTTTTTCTATGGATGTGAACTTTGGAGATAGGCAGATTTCCGGGGCAAGTTTGGAGCTTTCTCCTCATAAGGGAACATCCGGCGATTCCTTCATCGTAAATGAATACTCTTCTGTGGAACTATCTTCAAATTTTAGAATAACAATGGGCGCTTCAGGGGCGCAGGGTACTATATATGGACAATTTGTGGGTCCCTCTGCCGAGGGAAGCATGGTGATTTTCTCAGTGAAAGATGCAATCGAACTTGGTTCAACTGTGACAGGTGCGGGCCTGCTAAAACGATAA